The following proteins are encoded in a genomic region of Streptomyces gobiensis:
- a CDS encoding carbohydrate-binding module family 20 domain-containing protein: MAFRPTAAALALIAGVAGSLIATPQAQTAQAVPPSEKDVTAVLFSWKFDSIAKACTDTLGPAGYGYVQVSPPQEHVQGAQWWTQYQPVSYNIASRLGNRSQFQSMVSTCNGAGVKVVVDTVINHMTAGNGTGTGGSSYTKYDYPSAPYSDGDFSDCRSDAIDYRDRHQVQNCELVGLADLKTGKEYVRQRIADYMSDLLSMGVEGFRIDAAKHIPASDLAAIKSKLSSPGVYWKQEAIHGDGEAVDPGEYLGNGDVQEFRYARGLKQVFNGEKLAHLKNYGEGWGFMESGKSAVFVDNHDTERVGDTLNYKDGANYTLANVFMLAWPYGSPDVHSGYEFNDKDAGPPGSGTVNACYSDGWKCQHAWPEISSMVAFRNEARGQPVTNWWDNGNNAIAFGRGSKAYVAINHESGSLARTFQTSLPAGDYCDVQSGRSVTVNGSGQFTATLGANTAVALHTGARSCGGGDGDGGTGVSFAVDATTQWGENIHVAGSCPALGGWHTDRAPRLDPADYPVWKAQLALPAGTSCEYKYLRKDERDGVTWERGDNRSFTVPLTGFATLNDTWRS, translated from the coding sequence GTGGCCTTCAGACCCACGGCCGCCGCGCTCGCGCTCATCGCGGGCGTGGCGGGCTCGCTCATAGCGACCCCCCAGGCGCAGACAGCACAAGCGGTACCCCCCTCTGAGAAGGACGTCACCGCCGTCCTCTTCTCCTGGAAGTTCGACTCCATCGCCAAGGCGTGCACGGACACCCTTGGCCCCGCCGGTTACGGATACGTGCAGGTCTCCCCGCCTCAGGAACACGTTCAGGGCGCCCAGTGGTGGACCCAGTACCAGCCGGTCAGCTACAACATCGCCAGTCGGCTCGGCAACCGCAGCCAGTTCCAGTCCATGGTCAGCACCTGCAACGGCGCGGGCGTCAAGGTCGTCGTCGACACGGTCATCAACCACATGACCGCTGGCAACGGCACCGGCACCGGCGGATCGTCGTACACCAAGTACGACTACCCATCCGCCCCCTACAGCGACGGCGACTTCAGTGACTGCCGCAGCGACGCGATCGACTACCGCGATCGTCATCAGGTGCAGAATTGCGAGCTCGTCGGCCTTGCCGATCTCAAGACCGGCAAGGAGTACGTCCGTCAGCGGATCGCGGACTATATGAGCGACCTGCTCTCGATGGGCGTCGAGGGCTTCCGCATCGACGCGGCCAAGCACATACCCGCCAGCGATCTCGCCGCGATCAAGTCCAAGCTCAGCAGCCCCGGCGTCTACTGGAAGCAGGAGGCGATTCACGGGGACGGTGAGGCCGTCGACCCCGGCGAATACCTCGGCAACGGTGATGTCCAGGAGTTCCGCTACGCGCGTGGCCTCAAACAAGTCTTCAATGGCGAGAAGCTCGCCCACCTCAAGAACTACGGCGAGGGCTGGGGCTTTATGGAGAGCGGCAAGTCCGCCGTCTTCGTGGACAACCATGACACCGAGCGCGTCGGCGACACCCTCAACTACAAGGACGGCGCCAACTACACCCTGGCCAATGTCTTCATGCTGGCCTGGCCCTACGGCTCCCCGGATGTCCACTCCGGCTATGAGTTCAACGACAAGGACGCCGGTCCGCCCGGCAGCGGAACCGTAAACGCCTGCTACAGCGACGGCTGGAAGTGCCAGCACGCCTGGCCGGAGATCTCCTCGATGGTCGCCTTCCGCAATGAGGCACGCGGTCAGCCGGTCACCAACTGGTGGGACAACGGCAACAACGCCATCGCCTTCGGCCGTGGCAGTAAGGCTTATGTCGCCATCAACCATGAAAGCGGTTCACTGGCCCGTACGTTCCAGACCTCGCTGCCCGCGGGCGACTACTGCGATGTGCAGAGCGGCCGGAGCGTCACCGTGAACGGCTCCGGCCAGTTCACCGCGACCCTGGGTGCGAATACCGCCGTCGCGCTGCACACCGGCGCCCGCAGCTGCGGGGGAGGGGACGGCGACGGCGGTACCGGGGTCTCCTTCGCGGTCGACGCCACCACCCAGTGGGGCGAGAACATCCATGTGGCGGGCAGCTGCCCAGCCCTCGGCGGCTGGCACACCGACCGCGCGCCCCGGCTCGACCCGGCGGACTACCCCGTCTGGAAGGCCCAGCTGGCACTGCCTGCCGGGACATCGTGCGAATACAAATATCTCCGCAAGGACGAGCGCGACGGCGTCACCTGGGAGCGCGGCGACAACCGCTCCTTCACCGTCCCTCTCACCGGTTTCGCCACGCTGAACGACACCTGGCGCAGCTGA
- a CDS encoding LacI family DNA-binding transcriptional regulator, with protein MVDRVSVAEPGPVTAVGTARLADIAQQATVSEATVSRVLNGKTGVAAATRQKVLAALDVLGYERPVRLRQRSAGLVGLVIPELTNPIFPAFAQVIEQALSGYGYTPVLGTQMPGGATEDELVDQLVERGVTGIIFLSGLHADVSADPGRYVRLAGRGVPFVLINGFNERISAPFVSPDDRVAARMAVKHLMDLGHQRIGLAVGPNRFVPARRKAEGFTEAVNGQGVIQHTLFTVEGGHAAAGALLDEGCTGIVCGSDLMALGVVRAARQRGLDVPRDVSVVGYDDSELNAFTDPPLTTVRQPVRAMANAAVHALLEDIAGSPVQHTEFVFQPELVVRGSTAQAPGG; from the coding sequence CTGGTGGACCGCGTGAGTGTGGCCGAGCCGGGCCCGGTTACCGCTGTCGGTACCGCCCGGCTCGCCGACATTGCTCAGCAGGCCACGGTCAGCGAGGCCACGGTCAGCCGGGTACTCAACGGGAAGACCGGGGTGGCCGCCGCCACCCGGCAGAAGGTGCTGGCCGCCCTGGATGTGCTGGGCTACGAGCGGCCCGTGCGGCTCAGGCAGCGCAGCGCGGGGCTGGTCGGGCTCGTCATCCCCGAGCTGACCAACCCCATCTTCCCGGCCTTCGCCCAGGTCATAGAGCAGGCGCTGTCCGGGTACGGCTATACGCCCGTACTCGGCACCCAGATGCCGGGCGGGGCGACCGAGGACGAGCTGGTCGACCAGCTCGTGGAGCGCGGGGTCACGGGCATCATTTTCCTCTCCGGGCTGCACGCCGATGTCTCCGCCGACCCGGGCCGCTACGTCAGACTCGCGGGCCGGGGTGTGCCGTTTGTCCTCATCAATGGCTTCAACGAGCGGATCAGCGCGCCCTTTGTCTCACCCGACGACCGGGTCGCCGCCCGGATGGCGGTCAAGCATCTGATGGATCTGGGGCATCAGCGGATCGGCCTGGCCGTCGGCCCGAACCGCTTCGTACCGGCCCGCCGCAAGGCCGAGGGCTTCACCGAGGCGGTCAACGGCCAGGGGGTCATTCAGCACACCCTGTTCACCGTGGAGGGCGGCCACGCGGCCGCCGGGGCGCTGCTTGACGAGGGCTGCACCGGCATCGTCTGTGGCAGCGACCTGATGGCGCTGGGCGTCGTACGGGCCGCCCGGCAGCGTGGCCTCGATGTGCCGCGCGATGTTTCGGTCGTCGGCTACGACGACTCGGAGCTGAACGCCTTTACCGACCCGCCGCTGACGACCGTCCGGCAGCCCGTACGGGCCATGGCGAACGCCGCGGTGCACGCGCTGCTGGAGGACATCGCCGGAAGCCCCGTGCAGCACACGGAGTTCGTCTTCCAGCCGGAACTGGTGGTGCGCGGCTCCACGGCGCAGGCCCCGGGCGGCTGA
- a CDS encoding glycoside hydrolase family 13 protein — MTQYLAAPATGTATATGTPATGDRPGWWRDAVIYQVYPRSFADGNGDGMGDLAGIRSRLPYLAGLGVDAVWLSPFYASPQADAGYDVADYRAIDPMFGDLHDADALIRDAHDLGLRIIVDLVPNHSSDQHEWFQRALREGPGSPLRDRYHFRPGKGEHGEEPPNDWESIFGGPAWTRTKNPDGSHGEWYLHLFAPEQPDFNWNNQAVRDEFRSVLRFWLDMGVDGFRIDVAHGLVKADGLPDMGHGEQLKLLGNQVLPFFDQDGVHEIYRSWRKILEEYGGDRIGVAEAWTPSAERTALYLRPDELHQAFNFHYLNAEWDAAGLRQVIDESLDSMRPVGAATTWVLSNHDVVRHLTRLGGSADRARAATLLMLALPGSAYVYQGEELGLPEVLDLPDEVRQDPSFFKNNGQDGMRDGCRVPIPWTAEGPSYGFGTGGSWLPQPEQWAGLSIESQTGDPGSTLELYRRTLAVRRDHPDLGAGDAVEWLDAPEGVLAFRRGAFTCTVNTNAEPVELATVPGQALLSSGDYDGSGALPADTTVWWTA; from the coding sequence ATGACCCAGTACCTCGCCGCACCTGCTACCGGCACAGCGACTGCCACGGGCACACCTGCCACCGGCGACCGCCCCGGCTGGTGGCGCGACGCAGTCATCTACCAGGTCTATCCACGCTCCTTCGCCGACGGCAACGGGGACGGCATGGGGGACCTCGCGGGCATCCGCAGCCGTCTGCCGTACCTTGCCGGACTCGGCGTGGACGCCGTATGGCTCAGCCCGTTCTACGCCTCCCCACAGGCGGACGCGGGCTACGACGTTGCCGACTACCGGGCCATCGACCCGATGTTCGGCGATCTGCACGACGCCGACGCGCTGATCCGGGACGCCCACGATCTGGGCCTGCGGATCATCGTGGATCTCGTCCCGAACCACTCCTCCGACCAGCATGAGTGGTTCCAGCGCGCCCTGCGCGAGGGCCCCGGTTCGCCACTGCGCGACCGCTACCACTTCCGGCCCGGCAAGGGCGAGCACGGCGAAGAGCCCCCGAACGACTGGGAGTCCATCTTCGGCGGCCCCGCCTGGACCCGTACGAAGAACCCCGACGGCAGCCACGGGGAGTGGTACCTCCACCTCTTCGCCCCCGAGCAGCCCGACTTCAACTGGAACAACCAGGCCGTACGGGACGAGTTCCGCTCGGTGCTGCGCTTCTGGCTGGATATGGGCGTCGACGGTTTCCGTATCGATGTCGCCCATGGGCTCGTCAAGGCCGACGGACTGCCCGACATGGGCCACGGCGAACAGCTCAAGCTGCTCGGCAACCAGGTGCTGCCCTTCTTCGACCAGGACGGGGTGCATGAGATCTACCGCTCCTGGCGGAAGATCCTGGAGGAGTACGGCGGCGACCGTATCGGTGTCGCCGAGGCCTGGACGCCCAGCGCGGAGCGCACCGCGCTCTATCTGCGCCCCGATGAGCTGCACCAGGCGTTCAACTTCCACTACCTCAACGCCGAGTGGGACGCGGCCGGGCTGCGTCAGGTCATCGATGAGTCGCTGGACTCCATGCGACCGGTCGGCGCCGCCACCACCTGGGTGCTGTCCAACCACGATGTCGTACGGCATCTCACCCGGCTCGGCGGCAGCGCCGACCGGGCTCGCGCCGCCACCCTGCTGATGCTGGCGCTGCCCGGCTCGGCCTATGTCTACCAGGGCGAGGAGCTGGGCCTGCCCGAGGTGCTGGACCTTCCCGATGAGGTGCGCCAGGACCCGTCGTTCTTCAAGAACAACGGCCAGGACGGGATGCGCGACGGCTGCCGGGTGCCGATCCCGTGGACCGCCGAGGGCCCCTCGTACGGCTTCGGCACGGGTGGCAGCTGGCTGCCGCAGCCCGAGCAGTGGGCAGGGCTGAGCATCGAGTCGCAGACCGGCGACCCCGGCTCCACCCTGGAGCTGTACCGCCGTACGCTCGCCGTGCGCCGTGACCACCCCGACCTGGGCGCCGGGGACGCGGTGGAGTGGCTGGACGCCCCCGAGGGCGTACTCGCCTTCCGGCGTGGCGCCTTCACCTGCACGGTCAACACCAACGCTGAGCCCGTCGAACTGGCCACCGTGCCCGGCCAGGCGCTGCTGTCCAGCGGCGACTACGACGGCAGTGGTGCCCTTCCGGCGGACACCACCGTCTGGTGGACCGCGTGA
- a CDS encoding sugar ABC transporter permease, whose translation MPALTENPTENPTGKTKPAKAPEVTEGRRNRRGPLASFGLHLGLLTAVIVAVFPPLWLLVTSFKPKSDAFSLDLVKNFTFANYDHVLRDSHFLDWFGNSVIVVMGTTVLGVFIASTTGYALSRFRFPGMRPLMWTLLITQMFPMAVLIVPLYNLMAKFGLLNQPVGLIITYLTIAVPFCAWMMKGFFDTIPVSIDESGRVDGLSPFGTFWRLIMPLAKPGLAVTGFYTFVTAWAEVAYATAFMTGEENLTLAGGLQTFVNQYSADWGSMTAAAVIIAVPAALVFGFAQRYLVSGMTAGAVKS comes from the coding sequence ATGCCAGCACTCACTGAGAACCCCACTGAGAACCCCACTGGGAAAACCAAGCCAGCCAAGGCACCCGAAGTCACCGAGGGCCGCCGTAACCGGCGCGGTCCGCTGGCCTCCTTCGGCCTGCACCTCGGCCTGCTGACCGCCGTCATCGTCGCGGTCTTCCCGCCGCTGTGGCTGCTGGTGACCTCCTTCAAACCCAAGAGTGACGCGTTCTCCCTCGATCTGGTGAAGAACTTCACCTTCGCCAATTACGACCATGTCCTGCGCGACAGCCACTTCCTGGACTGGTTCGGCAACTCGGTGATCGTGGTCATGGGCACCACCGTGCTGGGCGTTTTCATCGCCTCCACCACCGGATATGCCCTCAGCCGCTTCCGCTTCCCGGGCATGCGCCCGCTGATGTGGACCCTGCTGATCACCCAGATGTTCCCCATGGCGGTGCTGATCGTGCCGCTGTACAACCTGATGGCGAAGTTCGGGCTGCTCAATCAGCCGGTCGGCCTGATCATCACGTATCTCACCATCGCCGTGCCGTTCTGCGCCTGGATGATGAAGGGCTTCTTCGACACCATCCCGGTGTCCATCGATGAGTCCGGCCGGGTCGACGGTCTCAGCCCCTTCGGCACCTTCTGGCGGCTGATCATGCCGCTGGCCAAGCCGGGGCTGGCGGTCACCGGCTTCTACACCTTCGTCACAGCCTGGGCCGAAGTCGCCTACGCGACCGCCTTTATGACCGGCGAGGAAAACCTCACGCTCGCGGGCGGGCTGCAGACCTTCGTCAACCAGTACTCAGCGGACTGGGGATCGATGACGGCGGCAGCCGTGATCATCGCGGTACCCGCCGCGTTGGTATTCGGGTTCGCCCAGCGCTACCTCGTCTCCGGCATGACCGCGGGCGCCGTCAAATCCTGA